Proteins from a single region of Phycisphaeraceae bacterium D3-23:
- a CDS encoding efflux RND transporter periplasmic adaptor subunit — translation MLDSDEFEQAVTQAEAELAVAQANESAARYALEIADREMQRQTTLLEQGVASDTQFDQVKADQLAATAAVAVAQAQVRRADAAVQNALTRRDYTQVRAYWEQTVAATADDAAEVPDVPRGRRFVSRRMVEEGDTVTANTPLLTIVQLDPIKAVLYVSERDYAQLHAGQEVSMRADAYPGREFVGAVTRVSPVFESNSRQARVELSVPNQDLLLKPGMFIRATAVLGRAEDALIVPEIAVVMRDDRPVVFVVDAAGGSVRLVPVELGIANGGRVQVSGKGLGGRVVTLGQQLLDEGTAVIVKDDESGADDSDEVSGAGPGAGR, via the coding sequence GTGCTGGATAGTGACGAGTTTGAGCAGGCGGTGACGCAAGCGGAGGCAGAGCTTGCCGTAGCCCAGGCGAACGAGTCGGCTGCGCGGTACGCACTGGAGATCGCGGACCGTGAGATGCAGCGGCAGACGACGCTGCTGGAGCAGGGGGTGGCGTCGGACACGCAGTTTGATCAGGTGAAGGCGGACCAGCTCGCGGCGACGGCGGCGGTGGCGGTGGCTCAAGCGCAGGTCCGACGTGCGGACGCGGCGGTGCAGAACGCGCTGACCCGGCGGGACTACACACAAGTGCGGGCATACTGGGAGCAAACGGTCGCGGCGACGGCAGACGACGCGGCGGAAGTCCCGGATGTTCCCAGGGGCAGAAGGTTTGTGTCGCGGCGGATGGTGGAGGAAGGCGACACGGTGACGGCCAATACACCGCTGCTAACGATTGTGCAGCTCGATCCGATCAAGGCGGTGCTGTACGTGAGTGAGCGGGATTACGCGCAGCTGCATGCGGGGCAGGAAGTGTCGATGCGAGCCGATGCGTACCCGGGTCGGGAGTTTGTGGGCGCCGTGACGCGGGTGTCGCCGGTGTTTGAGAGCAACTCGCGTCAGGCTCGGGTGGAGCTTTCGGTGCCCAATCAAGACCTGCTGCTCAAGCCGGGGATGTTCATCCGTGCGACGGCGGTTTTGGGTCGTGCGGAGGATGCGTTGATCGTGCCTGAGATCGCAGTGGTGATGCGTGATGACCGGCCGGTGGTGTTTGTGGTCGATGCGGCTGGGGGGTCGGTCCGGCTGGTGCCGGTCGAGCTGGGGATCGCGAATGGCGGCCGGGTGCAGGTCTCGGGCAAGGGGCTTGGCGGGCGCGTCGTGACGCTGGGACAGCAACTGCTGGATGAGGGCACGGCGGTGATCGTGAAGGATGACGAGTCGGGTGCGGATGACAGTGACGAAGTTTCGGGGGCGGGGCCGGGGGCAGGCCGATGA
- a CDS encoding glycosyltransferase family 2 protein — protein sequence MPDVTVIILTYNEQLHLRRAIESVRAFAAHVLVVDSFSTDDTAAIAAACGATLVAHPFVNQAAQFNWALDHCGVETAWVLRLDADEWVTPELADEIADRLDDLPGDVSAVRCPRRMHFMGRWMRFGGVGQRRMLRLFRTGRGRCEPRWMDEHIVMDGGRCVDFSGAFVDENLNSLTWWTDKHNRYASREALERLLAQRPGGGDTETNRSLAGQARRVRWVKKHLYYRSPPILRALVLYVVRYVFLFGFLDGKPGLIFHFLQGCWYRALVDAKVFSVQRSINRGGLSFEEAVQSHLQIDLAAVEDTGGSDEMDG from the coding sequence ATGCCCGACGTCACTGTCATCATCCTGACCTACAACGAGCAGCTGCACCTGCGGCGGGCGATCGAGAGTGTGCGCGCGTTTGCGGCGCATGTCCTCGTGGTCGACAGCTTCTCGACCGACGACACGGCGGCGATCGCGGCAGCGTGCGGAGCGACGTTGGTGGCGCACCCGTTCGTAAACCAGGCAGCGCAGTTCAACTGGGCGCTGGACCATTGCGGGGTCGAGACGGCGTGGGTGCTGCGGCTGGATGCGGACGAGTGGGTGACGCCCGAGTTGGCAGACGAAATCGCTGACCGGCTCGATGATCTTCCGGGGGATGTTTCGGCGGTACGGTGCCCGAGGCGGATGCATTTCATGGGCCGGTGGATGCGTTTTGGCGGGGTCGGGCAGCGGCGCATGCTCCGGCTGTTCCGCACGGGGCGTGGCCGATGTGAGCCCAGATGGATGGACGAGCATATCGTGATGGACGGCGGCCGGTGCGTCGATTTCTCGGGCGCGTTTGTAGATGAAAATCTGAACTCGCTGACTTGGTGGACTGACAAGCACAACCGCTACGCATCGCGCGAGGCGCTCGAGCGCCTGCTCGCGCAGCGCCCTGGCGGTGGGGATACGGAAACGAATCGTTCCCTGGCCGGGCAGGCCCGGCGGGTGCGCTGGGTCAAGAAGCATCTGTACTATCGCTCGCCGCCGATCCTACGGGCGCTGGTGCTTTATGTTGTGCGGTATGTGTTTTTGTTTGGTTTTCTAGACGGTAAGCCGGGGCTGATTTTCCATTTTCTGCAGGGTTGTTGGTACCGTGCGTTGGTGGATGCGAAGGTGTTTTCGGTACAACGGTCGATTAATCGCGGGGGCTTGTCCTTCGAGGAGGCGGTACAGTCTCATTTGCAGATCGATTTAGCGGCTGTAGAGGATACGGGCGGCTCTGATGAAATGGATGGGTAG
- a CDS encoding glycosyltransferase, protein MNVLHIIPSIDPLDGGPSSAVVGLAQAQHRAGLGVTVITGARPGTDLRLIDRLRAGGVGVTTLKDPGGLFNCPTPMREALRTRIAEADIAHIHALWEPLLHYAAREARRQDRPYLVRPCGMLTDWSMSQKKWKKRLYYRARLARILSGAAALHYTAERERELSQARALGCRGVVAPNGIDTASFADLPSRGGFRGRHPQLDGARILLFVGRMHPVKGLDLLITAFARARPANTALVLVGSGEAAYVDRLKRLATKSGMSSHILFTGMLHSEEKLQAYIDADLFVLPSHHENFGLVVVESLACGTPVLLSDQVAICREIESAGVGHVVSLGDPKDLRDAIVHSANAAPADDGLRSRCRGFVAGRFSWDTIANDWCQTYQEITGSAVTIMR, encoded by the coding sequence ATGAACGTCCTCCATATCATCCCCAGCATCGATCCCCTGGACGGTGGCCCGAGCAGCGCGGTGGTCGGCCTCGCGCAGGCGCAGCACCGCGCGGGGCTCGGCGTCACGGTCATCACCGGCGCGCGGCCCGGGACAGACCTCCGCCTCATTGACCGGCTGCGCGCCGGCGGGGTCGGTGTCACCACGCTAAAGGACCCCGGCGGGCTCTTCAACTGCCCAACGCCGATGCGGGAGGCGCTGCGGACACGGATCGCCGAGGCCGACATCGCCCATATCCACGCGCTGTGGGAGCCGCTCCTGCACTACGCGGCGCGGGAGGCGCGTCGGCAGGACCGGCCGTACCTCGTTCGTCCTTGCGGCATGCTGACGGATTGGTCGATGTCTCAAAAAAAGTGGAAGAAGCGTCTCTACTATCGAGCGCGGCTAGCGCGAATCCTAAGCGGTGCCGCCGCGCTCCACTACACCGCCGAGCGCGAGCGCGAGCTCTCTCAGGCCCGAGCGCTGGGGTGCCGTGGCGTGGTCGCGCCAAACGGGATCGACACCGCATCGTTTGCGGACCTTCCTTCCAGGGGCGGCTTCCGCGGCCGACACCCCCAGCTCGACGGCGCCCGCATCCTTCTTTTTGTCGGCCGCATGCACCCCGTCAAGGGGCTGGACCTGTTGATCACTGCGTTTGCCCGGGCCAGGCCAGCCAACACGGCCTTGGTGCTGGTCGGCTCGGGGGAAGCCGCCTACGTCGATCGGCTCAAGCGACTGGCGACAAAGAGCGGCATGTCGAGCCACATCCTGTTCACCGGGATGCTCCACAGCGAGGAGAAACTACAGGCTTACATCGATGCGGACCTTTTTGTACTACCCAGCCACCACGAAAATTTCGGCCTGGTTGTGGTCGAGTCACTGGCCTGCGGGACACCCGTCTTGCTAAGCGATCAGGTAGCGATCTGCCGAGAGATTGAAAGCGCGGGGGTCGGACACGTGGTCTCGCTCGGCGACCCTAAAGATCTACGCGATGCCATCGTGCACAGCGCCAACGCAGCCCCGGCAGATGATGGGCTACGCTCGCGATGCAGGGGCTTTGTCGCGGGCCGATTTAGCTGGGACACGATCGCGAACGACTGGTGTCAGACGTATCAGGAGATCACGGGATCGGCCGTCACCATAATGCGCTAG
- a CDS encoding glycosyltransferase yields the protein MEKRLFQKLNTTSRYPYLLSEYVSRVLWVVVSKTVYRLALPRSTRWRRFWLVLFGAEIHPTCNIRPGVKIVHPWLLTMGEYSCLGDNVNVYNLGTVTIGAHTVVSQDTHLCAGTHDYTRPSLPLKRLPIMVGSGVWVCAEAFIGPGVKVGDNALVAARAVVFEDVPEGMIVAGNPAQALKPRPEPVAAEQQGIPTHRATRVLHTTASISRRAGGVSWYLWELASQHAANGIDIAVSGMTDQYTVEDAKAYSDRLHIITRKPTLPIQAGYSHGLNMRLSALAHNYDLIHVHGLRTLLNMHARRLSKHYDRPLIISPHGQLYPQVLAQNQMRKAAMAKLFVDANLDAASCIHTTSMAEAEHVRAYGLTVPIAVVPIGVNLDTFDCDAEAARPRVQAKYPCPGKQHRVLFLSLLHAKKGLSRLAQVWSVLAEQHPDWQLMIAGPDAGYEAQARADFERSGRSDSVTWTGPVYGQEKADLLTGCDLLVLPSDWENFGIVVIEALAAGTPVIATKGAPWEQLPERHCGWWVDAEVEPIRRAMAEAMSLGDEDRRAMGQRGRALVEEQYTWDRCADQMLELYKAAITKGPWPDFVQTDQASCSGRDA from the coding sequence ATGGAGAAACGTCTATTCCAGAAGCTGAACACGACGAGCCGGTACCCGTACCTGCTCAGCGAGTATGTGTCGCGGGTTCTGTGGGTGGTCGTGTCCAAGACGGTCTACCGGCTGGCGCTGCCGCGGTCGACGCGTTGGCGGCGTTTCTGGCTCGTGCTGTTCGGCGCAGAGATCCACCCGACTTGCAATATCCGTCCCGGCGTCAAGATCGTGCATCCGTGGCTGCTTACGATGGGCGAATACAGCTGCCTGGGTGACAACGTCAATGTCTACAACCTCGGCACGGTAACGATCGGGGCACACACGGTCGTGTCGCAGGACACGCACCTGTGCGCGGGGACGCACGACTATACCCGGCCGAGCCTGCCGCTCAAACGCTTGCCGATCATGGTAGGGAGCGGGGTGTGGGTGTGTGCCGAGGCGTTCATCGGGCCCGGCGTCAAGGTCGGGGATAACGCGTTGGTCGCGGCGCGTGCGGTCGTATTTGAGGATGTGCCCGAGGGGATGATTGTTGCGGGCAACCCGGCCCAGGCGCTAAAACCAAGGCCCGAGCCCGTGGCGGCCGAGCAGCAGGGCATCCCGACGCATCGGGCGACGCGTGTGCTGCACACGACCGCGTCGATCTCGAGACGGGCGGGCGGGGTGTCGTGGTACCTGTGGGAGCTTGCGTCGCAGCACGCGGCCAACGGTATCGACATCGCGGTGTCGGGGATGACCGACCAATACACGGTCGAGGACGCCAAGGCCTACTCGGACAGGCTGCATATCATCACGCGCAAGCCGACGCTCCCGATCCAGGCGGGCTACAGCCACGGCCTGAACATGCGTCTCAGCGCGCTGGCTCACAACTACGACCTCATCCACGTCCACGGGCTGCGGACACTGCTCAACATGCACGCCCGCCGACTCAGCAAGCACTACGACCGGCCGCTCATCATCTCGCCTCATGGCCAGCTCTACCCGCAGGTGCTTGCGCAGAATCAGATGCGAAAGGCCGCGATGGCGAAGCTGTTTGTGGATGCGAACCTGGACGCGGCGAGTTGTATCCACACGACGTCGATGGCCGAGGCCGAGCACGTCAGGGCCTACGGCTTGACGGTGCCGATCGCGGTGGTGCCGATCGGCGTGAACCTCGACACGTTCGACTGTGACGCCGAAGCGGCCAGGCCACGGGTGCAGGCAAAGTACCCCTGCCCTGGCAAACAACATCGCGTGCTCTTCCTGAGCTTGCTACACGCGAAGAAAGGCTTGTCCCGGCTCGCGCAGGTGTGGAGTGTGCTCGCTGAGCAGCACCCGGACTGGCAGCTGATGATCGCCGGGCCCGATGCGGGGTACGAGGCACAGGCCCGCGCGGACTTTGAAAGATCGGGTCGGTCCGACTCGGTGACCTGGACCGGCCCGGTTTACGGGCAGGAGAAGGCCGACTTGCTGACGGGCTGTGATTTGCTCGTGCTGCCTTCGGACTGGGAGAATTTTGGGATCGTTGTGATCGAGGCGCTCGCTGCGGGGACGCCTGTGATCGCGACGAAGGGCGCGCCGTGGGAGCAGCTCCCCGAACGTCACTGTGGGTGGTGGGTGGATGCGGAGGTCGAGCCGATCCGGCGGGCGATGGCGGAGGCGATGTCGCTGGGCGACGAGGATCGCCGCGCGATGGGACAGCGCGGCCGAGCGCTGGTGGAAGAGCAATACACCTGGGACCGCTGCGCCGATCAGATGCTCGAGCTCTACAAGGCCGCGATCACGAAAGGCCCCTGGCCCGACTTTGTGCAGACAGACCAAGCATCGTGTAGCGGTCGCGACGCCTGA
- a CDS encoding efflux RND transporter permease subunit — MNLPGFSVQRPVLTLMVTLIVVLLGAVALGRLPINLLPDVEVPRLTIRTGYEGASPEVMETLVTQIVEEIVATVPGVEEMTSTSSEGNSNVRVTFGPGTDIDTAAIDVQARLEDELNEFPDDIQRPRVSKFDIASYPVVILGISSELDPVELTELIEDQIRHRFSRIPGVAQVDPWGGYNREVRIELDPQRVTALGLPLNELLDTIRDSNLDVPTGTIEQGDYEVTLRAPAEYEDLDTLRSQVVATRDGVPVTLGQVATVSDTYEELTRIIRVNGERGLRMAIRKESEANTVEVSSAVMAEIEAINKDFPQLTVVAVSNQGNFIERSIANVARSVLYGGALAVIVLLVFLRNLRSTLVIAIAIPISILATLGVAYVAGLSINLMTLGGLALGVGMMVDSSIVVLENIYRRRNEEGEQPAIASVRGAVEVGGAIIASTVTTLVIFLPLIFVRGVTGMLFKEFAYVVAIALVCSLVVALTMVPMLSSRLLKPDTAAAPKPRRGGPLRLAGGLAESFFTGLENTYHGMLAFALRFRVLTLAAAVLILGASLLLTPLIGSEFLPASDEGELTVTGEMEIGTRLGLVDRQTRKIESAVDASVPEALGVVVSVGSSGWRPDSGARGSVNLTLSPANERDRSNKEVAEDLRAQLEGTIPGMTIRARAAEGQNVLERILPDGGGLTVEIRGYEMEVLDALTEEVVVRLEGTPGIADIDPGRRSGVPQEQIRIDRAKAADLGLTVRQVAEALEIAVSGRLAGEYRAQGHSYPIRVQLAGAKQLPIDDILNLTLRTPDGEDVALRNVLTTERGTGPVLIDRKERQRTLTIALEVDGRDLGSVAQEIEQRLDEVPRPVGYDLTVAGSYKEQKDAFNELLLSITLALVLVYMVLASQYESLRDPLVVMLSVPMAAIGVLVTLFLTHTTLNVQSYIGCIMLGGIVVNNAILLVDQAGHLRTIDGMAPRDAVTEAGRRRLRPILMTSATTMLGLLPLALGIGEGADAQAPLARAVIGGLLASTLITLIVVPIAYTLVHPHRPTATT, encoded by the coding sequence ATGAACCTCCCCGGTTTTAGTGTGCAGCGGCCGGTGCTGACGCTGATGGTGACACTGATCGTGGTGTTGCTTGGCGCGGTGGCGCTGGGTCGTTTGCCGATTAACTTGTTGCCGGATGTGGAGGTGCCTCGGCTGACGATCCGCACCGGGTACGAGGGCGCAAGCCCGGAGGTGATGGAGACGCTGGTCACGCAGATCGTCGAGGAGATTGTTGCGACGGTGCCTGGCGTGGAGGAGATGACCTCGACCAGTTCCGAGGGCAACAGCAACGTGCGCGTGACGTTCGGGCCGGGCACGGATATTGACACCGCGGCGATCGATGTGCAGGCGCGACTTGAGGACGAGCTCAACGAATTCCCGGATGACATCCAGCGGCCGCGCGTCAGTAAATTCGACATCGCGAGCTACCCGGTCGTGATCCTGGGGATCTCGAGCGAGCTTGACCCGGTGGAGCTGACGGAGCTGATCGAGGACCAGATCCGGCACCGGTTCAGCCGGATCCCCGGTGTGGCGCAGGTCGACCCTTGGGGCGGGTACAACCGTGAGGTACGCATCGAGCTGGACCCGCAGCGGGTGACGGCGTTGGGGCTCCCGCTCAATGAGCTGCTCGACACGATCCGCGACTCGAACCTGGATGTGCCGACAGGGACGATCGAGCAGGGCGACTACGAGGTGACGTTGCGTGCCCCGGCCGAGTACGAGGACCTGGACACCCTGCGGAGCCAGGTGGTGGCGACGCGCGACGGCGTGCCGGTCACACTCGGGCAGGTCGCGACCGTGAGCGATACCTACGAGGAGCTGACACGCATCATCCGGGTCAACGGCGAGCGGGGTCTGCGCATGGCGATCCGCAAGGAGTCCGAAGCGAACACCGTCGAGGTCTCTTCGGCAGTCATGGCGGAGATCGAGGCGATCAACAAGGACTTCCCCCAGCTCACCGTTGTCGCGGTCAGCAACCAGGGCAACTTCATCGAGCGGTCGATCGCCAACGTCGCGCGGTCGGTGCTGTACGGCGGGGCGCTGGCGGTCATCGTGCTGCTGGTTTTCCTACGCAACCTGAGGAGCACGCTGGTCATCGCGATCGCGATCCCGATCTCGATCCTCGCGACGCTGGGCGTGGCGTATGTCGCGGGGCTGAGCATCAATCTCATGACGCTGGGCGGGCTGGCGCTGGGCGTGGGGATGATGGTCGACAGCTCGATCGTCGTGCTGGAGAACATCTACCGGCGGCGCAACGAGGAAGGCGAACAGCCCGCAATCGCGTCGGTGCGCGGCGCGGTCGAGGTCGGCGGCGCAATCATCGCGAGTACGGTGACGACGCTGGTGATCTTCCTGCCGCTGATCTTCGTGCGTGGCGTGACGGGGATGCTGTTCAAGGAGTTTGCCTACGTCGTGGCGATCGCGCTGGTGTGTTCGCTGGTGGTCGCGCTCACGATGGTGCCGATGCTGTCGTCGCGGCTGCTCAAGCCCGACACGGCCGCGGCGCCAAAGCCCCGGCGCGGGGGCCCGCTTCGCTTGGCGGGTGGGCTGGCGGAGTCGTTCTTTACCGGGCTTGAAAACACGTACCACGGCATGCTGGCGTTCGCGCTGCGCTTCCGCGTCCTCACGCTCGCCGCGGCCGTGCTGATCCTCGGCGCGTCGCTGCTGCTCACCCCGCTCATCGGCTCGGAGTTCCTCCCCGCGAGCGATGAGGGCGAACTCACCGTCACCGGCGAGATGGAGATCGGCACCCGGCTTGGCCTGGTCGACCGCCAGACCCGGAAGATCGAATCGGCCGTCGACGCCTCCGTCCCCGAAGCCCTGGGCGTCGTCGTCAGCGTCGGGTCCTCGGGCTGGCGGCCCGACTCGGGGGCACGCGGCTCGGTCAACCTCACGCTATCGCCCGCGAATGAACGCGACCGGTCCAACAAGGAGGTCGCCGAAGACCTTCGGGCGCAACTCGAAGGCACGATCCCAGGCATGACGATCCGTGCCCGCGCGGCCGAGGGGCAGAACGTGCTCGAGCGCATCCTGCCGGACGGCGGCGGGCTGACGGTGGAAATCCGTGGCTACGAGATGGAGGTCCTCGACGCGCTGACCGAGGAGGTGGTTGTGCGGCTGGAGGGCACCCCGGGTATCGCGGACATCGACCCGGGCCGGCGCAGCGGCGTGCCCCAGGAGCAGATCCGCATCGACCGTGCCAAAGCCGCCGACCTCGGGCTGACGGTCCGGCAGGTGGCCGAGGCGCTGGAGATCGCGGTGTCCGGCCGGCTGGCGGGCGAGTACCGCGCTCAGGGCCACAGCTACCCGATCCGTGTCCAGCTCGCCGGTGCCAAGCAACTCCCCATCGACGACATCCTCAACCTCACCCTCCGTACGCCCGACGGCGAAGACGTCGCGCTGCGCAACGTACTGACCACCGAGCGCGGCACAGGCCCCGTCCTGATCGATCGTAAGGAACGCCAGCGCACCCTGACCATCGCGCTCGAGGTTGACGGCCGAGACCTCGGCTCCGTCGCGCAGGAGATCGAGCAGCGCCTTGACGAGGTCCCCCGCCCCGTCGGGTACGACCTCACCGTCGCGGGCAGCTACAAGGAACAGAAAGACGCGTTCAACGAGCTGCTCCTGAGCATCACGCTCGCGCTCGTACTGGTCTATATGGTCCTCGCCAGCCAGTATGAGTCGCTGCGCGACCCGCTGGTCGTCATGCTCTCGGTGCCCATGGCGGCGATCGGCGTCCTGGTCACACTCTTCCTGACCCACACTACGCTGAACGTGCAGAGCTACATCGGCTGCATCATGCTCGGCGGGATCGTCGTCAACAACGCTATCCTTCTCGTCGATCAGGCCGGACACCTGCGCACCATCGACGGTATGGCCCCGCGCGACGCCGTCACCGAGGCCGGGCGACGACGCCTGCGACCGATCCTGATGACCTCGGCCACGACGATGCTCGGACTGCTCCCGCTCGCGCTGGGCATCGGCGAAGGCGCAGACGCTCAGGCCCCGCTCGCCCGCGCCGTCATCGGCGGGCTCCTCGCCTCCACACTCATCACCCTCATCGTCGTCCCCATCGCCTACACCCTCGTCCACCCCCACCGCCCCACCGCGACAACATGA
- a CDS encoding O-antigen ligase family protein, giving the protein MENQGIDQIVQYVKLAASPVGLLAIGLFLFVLYFVVKTSWAKWAVLILFANVAALSFTPEELETGKLRAFMFPVSILRNYGRAITVSMLLLLLPSALMATRGRRQSAFLPAAFAFMCFQLIVAARLFLTEGESGKALLEALISIAQFALLGYGLNLWMQNLKDVKTCVRAIALMNTTFLVMSAQQLLVSPDLVLAGSRFMGVTSNPQAASILLSSTIPAYYYLLLDKTESKKLRIFWGLAAGLAVVFLLGTGSRTGALMLAVGTLLFFRLRVVKLLIVAPIIGVFVAVAWRYTTDVTGASSRLLDGTNTREHKWQVMWADFISHPIIGTGSSKTPENSYLATAANTGMLGLLALAVFVGLLLHAVVALTQVRNNLGALREVPNLVIAGIGALLIGAIFEAFLLGTLSFVLVVLFAYMALLAVALDAAQHRPEEVGHQPYAV; this is encoded by the coding sequence ATGGAAAACCAAGGCATCGACCAGATCGTGCAGTACGTCAAGCTCGCGGCCAGCCCGGTGGGCCTGCTGGCGATCGGGCTATTCCTGTTCGTGCTGTACTTCGTCGTCAAGACGAGCTGGGCCAAGTGGGCCGTACTCATCCTGTTCGCCAACGTCGCCGCACTATCTTTTACACCCGAAGAGTTAGAAACCGGCAAGTTACGCGCTTTTATGTTCCCCGTTTCCATCCTCCGCAACTACGGCAGGGCCATCACTGTGAGCATGCTTCTGTTGCTCTTGCCCTCCGCGTTGATGGCGACGCGGGGGCGTCGGCAGTCGGCGTTCCTGCCTGCGGCTTTCGCGTTTATGTGCTTTCAGTTGATCGTCGCGGCACGCCTCTTTCTGACCGAAGGTGAATCGGGCAAGGCGCTCCTGGAAGCACTAATCAGCATCGCCCAGTTCGCGTTGCTTGGTTATGGGCTAAACTTGTGGATGCAGAACCTCAAGGATGTCAAGACCTGTGTTCGGGCAATCGCGCTGATGAACACCACGTTTCTGGTCATGAGCGCGCAGCAGCTGCTGGTCTCACCTGACCTGGTCCTGGCGGGCTCACGATTCATGGGGGTGACTTCAAACCCACAGGCGGCATCGATCCTGCTGTCTTCGACGATCCCGGCGTACTACTATCTGCTGCTGGATAAGACCGAAAGCAAGAAGCTGCGCATCTTCTGGGGCCTTGCGGCGGGGCTGGCGGTCGTCTTCCTGCTGGGGACCGGGTCCCGGACCGGAGCGCTGATGTTGGCGGTGGGCACCCTGCTTTTCTTCCGGCTGCGGGTCGTCAAGCTGCTGATCGTCGCGCCAATCATCGGCGTGTTCGTGGCGGTCGCATGGCGTTACACCACCGATGTGACCGGCGCAAGCAGCCGGCTGTTGGACGGGACCAATACGCGCGAGCACAAATGGCAGGTCATGTGGGCCGACTTCATAAGCCATCCGATCATCGGGACAGGGTCAAGCAAGACCCCCGAGAATTCTTATCTCGCGACCGCCGCAAACACAGGGATGCTCGGGCTGCTCGCCCTGGCCGTCTTCGTCGGTCTGTTGCTGCATGCCGTGGTCGCCCTCACTCAGGTCCGGAACAACCTGGGGGCGCTGCGTGAGGTCCCGAACCTGGTGATCGCTGGGATCGGGGCGCTACTGATCGGCGCGATCTTCGAGGCGTTCTTGCTCGGCACGCTCAGCTTTGTCCTTGTCGTGTTGTTTGCGTATATGGCGTTGCTCGCCGTCGCGCTCGACGCCGCCCAGCATCGGCCCGAGGAGGTCGGCCATCAACCATACGCGGTCTAG
- a CDS encoding sulfotransferase, with translation MATRIADGIMSNITPTAIDKNNPPRFIVGMSRGGTTWMSRVLNTHPDVASFGETLFWGRRYRPTDTQGCWSRDDLDTLADELADSLMGPSGDKPGSLTTEPAVLNKSVAQTIRSFEAPAKPADVFEAMCRAVLDAEGKAIAIEKTPHHLNWTTRIEDAMPGARFLIMRRDPYGFMLSYKHQGDRLSNNTRRTFHALYHPIGCALVWRGYVRSIRAACERYPGQTMVVDLHQEPDERELLARVVEFFGLAPADLAGNVPRDNTSFPDAKRPELSGADRFWLNRIARQEIAQSGVEKQPVGLRDSFAVLGSVLYTPFWAFRVWFHMRRNTQGSTFAYLWRWVWR, from the coding sequence ATGGCCACGCGCATCGCAGACGGCATCATGAGCAATATCACTCCTACCGCGATTGATAAAAACAATCCTCCGCGATTTATCGTTGGCATGTCGCGCGGGGGGACGACATGGATGTCGCGCGTCTTGAACACTCACCCCGACGTCGCCAGCTTCGGTGAAACACTGTTCTGGGGCCGCCGGTACCGCCCCACCGATACGCAGGGGTGCTGGTCGCGCGATGACCTAGACACACTCGCCGACGAGTTGGCGGACTCACTGATGGGCCCCTCGGGGGACAAGCCCGGTTCACTCACGACCGAGCCCGCCGTGCTGAACAAGTCGGTTGCCCAGACGATCCGCAGTTTCGAGGCCCCTGCTAAGCCGGCCGACGTCTTCGAGGCGATGTGCCGGGCAGTGCTCGACGCCGAGGGTAAAGCGATTGCGATCGAGAAGACGCCACACCACCTCAACTGGACCACACGCATCGAAGACGCCATGCCCGGCGCGCGCTTCCTCATCATGCGACGCGACCCGTACGGCTTCATGCTCTCGTACAAGCACCAGGGTGACCGACTGTCCAACAATACGAGGCGGACCTTCCACGCCCTGTACCATCCGATTGGCTGCGCGCTGGTCTGGCGCGGGTACGTGCGCAGCATCCGCGCGGCGTGCGAGCGCTACCCCGGCCAGACGATGGTTGTCGACCTGCACCAGGAGCCGGATGAACGCGAGCTGCTGGCGCGTGTCGTCGAGTTCTTCGGGCTCGCGCCCGCCGACTTGGCGGGCAATGTGCCACGCGACAACACCAGCTTCCCCGACGCGAAACGCCCCGAACTCTCGGGCGCTGACCGGTTCTGGCTCAACCGGATCGCACGACAGGAAATCGCCCAAAGCGGCGTCGAAAAACAGCCCGTTGGGCTGCGCGATTCTTTCGCGGTGCTCGGATCCGTGTTGTATACTCCATTTTGGGCATTCAGGGTGTGGTTCCACATGCGACGCAACACGCAGGGCTCCACTTTCGCCTACCTCTGGCGATGGGTCTGGCGCTAG